In Dehalogenimonas etheniformans, one genomic interval encodes:
- a CDS encoding response regulator transcription factor translates to MVNKPELTVVLIEDDAEIIEAITLTFKIRWPQATFLSTDSGQEGLTLIEKHNPDLVILDLGLPDTNGYNVLKEIRRFSHVPVIILTARGDETDIVRGLELGADEYIIKPFRQMELLARVKAVLRRQEAVSEELPLAVGTMTLGPSIRDLTLKGKKINLTRTEGIVLGQLMRHVGHPVSHAVLAKALWGEEYPGAAESLKVYVRHLREKIEENPSDPKLLLTRIGAGYQLAKPE, encoded by the coding sequence ATGGTTAACAAACCTGAGCTGACCGTAGTCCTCATCGAAGATGACGCAGAGATCATCGAGGCAATAACCCTGACCTTCAAGATCAGGTGGCCCCAGGCTACCTTCCTCTCGACCGATTCCGGTCAGGAGGGCTTAACACTGATTGAAAAACACAATCCCGATCTGGTTATATTGGACCTCGGATTGCCCGATACTAACGGTTATAATGTATTAAAAGAAATCCGGCGTTTCAGCCACGTGCCGGTGATCATCCTCACTGCTCGGGGCGATGAGACAGATATTGTCCGCGGCCTGGAACTAGGCGCCGACGAGTACATCATCAAACCTTTCCGCCAGATGGAACTCCTTGCTCGTGTTAAAGCGGTCCTGCGTCGCCAGGAAGCCGTCTCCGAGGAATTGCCTCTTGCCGTTGGAACTATGACACTTGGTCCCTCGATCCGTGATCTAACCCTCAAGGGTAAAAAGATCAACCTTACTCGCACCGAGGGCATCGTGCTCGGTCAGCTCATGCGTCATGTCGGCCATCCGGTATCTCACGCCGTCCTGGCTAAGGCGCTCTGGGGTGAGGAATACCCCGGCGCGGCCGAGAGCCTGAAGGTGTATGTCCGCCATCTCCGGGAAAAGATCGAAGAAAATCCCAGCGACCCGAAGCTCCTGCTCACCCGAATCGGGGCCGGTTATCAGTTAGCTAAACCCGAGTAG
- a CDS encoding carbon-nitrogen hydrolase family protein → MAIFKVAMLHLDPRPGELDANRSLIERAVRLAAVRGARFIVTPELVESGYHFRDHIGTDWVGPESRAWLDRMNALAYELGVTLLLATAERDTGTGQLYNTMFALTGDKRYTGKHRKINIHPSHTLESWSGVSDSAEIIELPQFKIGVLICADAWRPSIARELAAKGAELLISGANWGERPCPPGDCWEKRSLENGIPVWVCNRTGVEAELNFEDAPSVVSVGGKRLLSHTGSGSAVLLFDWDLEKKMPLQNEFEVVPVF, encoded by the coding sequence ATGGCTATTTTTAAAGTGGCAATGCTGCATCTTGACCCCCGCCCCGGCGAGTTGGATGCCAACCGCTCGCTCATCGAGAGGGCAGTGCGTTTGGCCGCCGTCAGGGGTGCCCGATTCATTGTCACCCCCGAGCTTGTCGAGAGCGGCTATCATTTCCGCGATCACATCGGTACCGATTGGGTTGGTCCTGAATCGAGAGCCTGGCTCGATCGCATGAACGCCCTGGCCTACGAACTTGGCGTGACTCTTCTACTCGCCACTGCCGAGCGCGACACCGGGACCGGGCAACTGTACAACACCATGTTCGCCCTGACGGGGGACAAGCGATACACCGGCAAGCACCGGAAGATCAACATTCACCCCTCCCACACCCTGGAGTCGTGGTCAGGGGTCAGCGATAGCGCCGAAATTATCGAACTGCCTCAATTCAAGATCGGCGTGCTCATCTGTGCCGATGCCTGGCGGCCTTCCATCGCCAGAGAACTGGCGGCCAAGGGTGCCGAACTCCTGATCTCCGGCGCCAACTGGGGGGAAAGGCCGTGCCCGCCGGGAGACTGTTGGGAAAAACGCTCGCTGGAGAACGGCATCCCTGTCTGGGTCTGCAACCGCACCGGCGTCGAGGCCGAGCTAAATTTCGAGGATGCCCCGAGTGTGGTCTCAGTGGGTGGCAAGCGGTTGCTCAGTCATACCGGTTCAGGTTCGGCGGTGCTTCTTTTCGATTGGGACCTGGAAAAGAAAATGCCGCTTCAAAACGAGTTCGAAGTCGTCCCCGTTTTCTAG
- a CDS encoding rhodanese-like domain-containing protein, translated as MTAAVTVTIVGCAGSSSETSPNQTIRKISVSDASALIHDNAGKVDFFVLDVRTPSEFNQGHLAGAINIDYNAGNFQSEVGNLDRNKRYLVYCRTLHRSGLATDIMKDLGFTEAYDMDGGTEAWLAAGYPVV; from the coding sequence ATGACGGCGGCGGTAACGGTAACTATCGTGGGCTGCGCCGGGAGCTCTTCTGAAACGAGTCCGAACCAGACCATCCGCAAGATAAGCGTGTCTGATGCTAGTGCCTTGATCCATGACAACGCCGGAAAGGTTGATTTTTTTGTACTGGACGTCCGTACGCCCTCGGAATTCAACCAGGGACACCTGGCCGGTGCTATCAATATTGACTACAACGCAGGGAATTTCCAGAGCGAAGTCGGGAACCTGGACCGGAACAAGCGCTACCTAGTCTATTGCCGGACTTTACATCGGTCGGGCCTGGCGACGGACATCATGAAAGACCTCGGTTTTACCGAGGCATACGATATGGACGGCGGCACCGAGGCTTGGCTGGCGGCGGGTTACCCGGTGGTATAA
- the folE gene encoding GTP cyclohydrolase I FolE, with product MIDEKTIKTAVENILKAIGDDPLREGLIDTPQRVAQMYAEIFGGMNQNPVDELKVGYELGHREMVILRDIPFYSMCEHHLLPFSGVAHVAYVPGVDGRVVGISKLARVVDIIARRPQIQERMATEIADAIMDGLKPDGVGVVIEAEHMCMTMRGIKKPGAKVVTSALRGIFSKRAATRAEFMSLIQK from the coding sequence ATGATCGACGAAAAGACCATAAAAACTGCTGTCGAGAATATTCTGAAAGCAATTGGCGACGATCCTCTACGCGAAGGACTCATCGACACGCCTCAACGGGTGGCGCAGATGTACGCTGAGATTTTCGGTGGGATGAACCAAAACCCGGTGGATGAACTCAAGGTTGGATATGAACTAGGGCATCGGGAAATGGTGATACTAAGAGATATCCCATTTTATTCGATGTGCGAGCACCACCTTCTGCCATTTTCCGGCGTGGCGCACGTCGCTTACGTACCGGGTGTGGACGGAAGAGTCGTCGGGATATCTAAGCTAGCCAGGGTGGTGGATATTATCGCGCGGCGCCCCCAGATCCAGGAACGCATGGCTACCGAAATTGCCGATGCCATTATGGACGGACTCAAACCCGATGGGGTGGGAGTGGTCATCGAGGCTGAACACATGTGCATGACCATGCGGGGGATCAAAAAACCGGGCGCCAAGGTGGTTACTAGCGCCTTGCGGGGTATCTTCTCCAAACGGGCGGCGACCCGGGCAGAATTCATGTCCCTGATCCAGAAATAG